The Pantoea nemavictus genome includes a region encoding these proteins:
- a CDS encoding GlsB/YeaQ/YmgE family stress response membrane protein has product MGILSWIIFGLIAGIIAKWIMPGKDGGGFIITVVLGVVGAVVGGWISTLFGFGRVDGFNFGSFVVAVVGAIVVLWIYRKVRS; this is encoded by the coding sequence ATGGGTATTCTTTCATGGATTATTTTTGGTCTGATTGCCGGTATTATCGCCAAGTGGATTATGCCGGGTAAAGATGGCGGCGGCTTTATCATCACCGTAGTGCTGGGTGTGGTGGGTGCGGTTGTCGGTGGCTGGATCAGTACCCTGTTTGGTTTCGGTAGAGTTGACGGTTTCAACTTTGGCAGCTTTGTGGTGGCGGTAGTGGGTGCCATTGTGGTGCTGTGGATTTACCGTAAAGTTCGAAGTTAA